The following proteins are encoded in a genomic region of Cytophagia bacterium CHB2:
- a CDS encoding ATP-dependent Clp protease adaptor ClpS — protein sequence MFAAPALDIRLGLTTPYADEETIVDDDIGSRIGEPWKVILFNDDIHTFDEVIVQLQKALGCGAKRAEKIAFEAHTRGKAIAFDGEFPECFRVAGVLREIQLIVEIEG from the coding sequence ATGTTCGCAGCGCCGGCTCTTGACATCCGGCTGGGACTAACGACGCCCTACGCAGACGAAGAAACCATTGTTGACGATGACATCGGCTCGCGCATCGGCGAGCCGTGGAAAGTGATCCTGTTCAACGACGATATTCACACCTTCGACGAAGTCATTGTGCAGTTGCAAAAGGCGCTGGGCTGCGGCGCTAAGCGTGCTGAAAAAATCGCGTTCGAAGCGCATACTCGCGGCAAAGCCATCGCGTTTGACGGCGAATTTCCGGAATGCTTTCGGGTGGCCGGCGTGTTGCGCGAAATCCAGCTTATCGTAGAGATCGAAGGATAA